Proteins encoded within one genomic window of Bermanella sp. WJH001:
- a CDS encoding DUF599 domain-containing protein encodes MEDTFFLNYTIWNYIALLYFFIIWIGYSNFAKYMAKRTHCLASVLDVHRVSWMERMMLRENRIGDAALLANLERNVNFMASTTVIIVAAVLTALTSASKWVLFESVGSGFNQYKLGLLLFIMVYAFFSFTWSLRQYGFGSVLVGAAPMPDQEEFNARQRKEYAYSTGKILDQAGHAFNYGLRAYYFAMASLAWFIHPLLFMFATTLVVAVLYRREFSSKALKLLVMDADILEGKIR; translated from the coding sequence ATGGAAGATACGTTTTTTCTAAATTACACAATTTGGAACTACATTGCTTTACTGTATTTTTTTATCATTTGGATTGGTTACAGTAATTTTGCAAAATACATGGCTAAACGAACCCATTGTTTAGCCTCTGTGCTTGATGTGCATCGTGTTTCTTGGATGGAGCGCATGATGTTACGAGAGAACAGAATTGGTGATGCCGCATTACTTGCAAATCTAGAGCGTAATGTGAACTTTATGGCATCTACAACTGTGATTATTGTGGCTGCTGTATTAACGGCTTTGACGTCTGCTTCAAAGTGGGTGTTATTTGAAAGTGTAGGTTCAGGTTTTAACCAATATAAGCTAGGCTTGCTATTGTTTATAATGGTATACGCCTTTTTTAGCTTTACTTGGTCTCTACGTCAGTATGGTTTTGGCAGCGTTTTAGTGGGTGCTGCGCCTATGCCTGATCAAGAGGAGTTTAACGCTCGCCAACGTAAAGAATATGCCTATTCAACAGGTAAAATCTTGGATCAAGCGGGTCATGCATTTAATTATGGCTTACGTGCGTATTATTTTGCTATGGCATCTTTAGCTTGGTTTATTCACCCTTTACTCTTTATGTTTGCAACTACATTGGTTGTCGCTGTTTTATATAGACGGGAATTTTCGTCTAAAGCGCTTAAGTTATTGGTGATGGATGCAGATATTCTTGAAGGGAAGATTCGCTAA
- a CDS encoding YajG family lipoprotein — MKNIVIALCLLALVGCAVGPQSLKVSPQLDFAQLNGVTVPIELVVSDQRENTELLGYRNAKNQGPISFEASLAKSVGESLQAAMVAQNIEMRKGPEPLSKLEVTIVKLHYFSPDESWVNHIELEGEIVVKITRSGSSLTKRFAANRAQDVATAPAKEFNENYLNTMLSELFNKALNDKEIVNFLK; from the coding sequence ATGAAAAATATAGTAATCGCGTTATGTTTATTGGCATTGGTTGGTTGTGCTGTTGGGCCGCAATCATTAAAGGTTTCACCTCAATTAGATTTTGCACAGCTAAATGGTGTGACTGTGCCTATTGAACTGGTTGTCTCGGATCAACGAGAAAACACAGAATTATTAGGTTACCGCAATGCTAAAAATCAAGGGCCAATTAGCTTTGAAGCAAGTTTAGCTAAGTCTGTTGGTGAGTCATTACAGGCCGCCATGGTTGCCCAAAATATTGAAATGCGTAAGGGGCCTGAACCTTTATCTAAGTTAGAAGTGACTATTGTTAAGCTGCATTATTTTTCTCCAGATGAGAGTTGGGTGAATCATATTGAACTAGAAGGTGAAATAGTGGTGAAAATTACACGCTCTGGTTCAAGTTTAACAAAACGTTTTGCGGCGAATAGGGCGCAAGATGTGGCTACCGCACCGGCTAAAGAATTCAATGAAAATTATTTAAATACCATGTTGTCGGAGCTGTTTAATAAAGCCCTGAATGATAAAGAAATTGTTAATTTCCTTAAGTAG
- the yaaA gene encoding peroxide stress protein YaaA: protein MLMLVSPAKTLDYETPLPFDDFTQPEMLDQSQLLIEELTELTPKDVASLMKLSDKLATLNVTRFQHWSLPFNQDNARPAMYAFKGDVYTGLDAYSLKKSDVNFAQKHLRMLSGLYGLLKPLDLMQPYRLEMGTKFANQRGNNLYEFWGDRITQMINNEKSAKDVVLNLASNEYFKAVKVKQLHANVITPVFKDEKNGQYKIISFYAKKARGLMAAYVIKNKITDVEEIKKFDVTGYKFSPEQSNAKEWVFLRAEQVAN, encoded by the coding sequence ATGTTAATGCTCGTCTCGCCAGCTAAAACGCTGGATTATGAAACACCTTTGCCATTTGATGATTTCACTCAACCAGAGATGCTTGATCAGTCTCAGCTGTTGATTGAAGAATTAACTGAGTTAACACCAAAGGATGTTGCCAGCTTAATGAAGTTAAGCGATAAACTTGCAACACTTAACGTGACACGTTTTCAGCATTGGTCATTACCGTTTAATCAAGATAACGCACGCCCAGCCATGTACGCCTTTAAAGGCGATGTCTACACTGGCCTAGATGCGTACTCATTAAAAAAATCTGACGTGAATTTTGCGCAAAAGCATCTGCGTATGCTTTCTGGCTTATATGGTCTTCTAAAACCTTTGGACTTAATGCAACCGTATCGACTAGAAATGGGCACTAAGTTCGCTAATCAGCGTGGTAATAATTTATATGAATTTTGGGGGGATCGTATAACCCAAATGATTAACAACGAAAAATCAGCAAAAGATGTGGTGTTAAACTTAGCATCTAATGAATACTTTAAGGCCGTTAAAGTGAAGCAGTTACATGCAAATGTGATTACGCCTGTATTCAAAGATGAAAAGAACGGTCAATATAAGATTATTAGTTTTTACGCTAAAAAGGCACGTGGCTTAATGGCCGCTTATGTGATCAAAAACAAAATCACGGATGTAGAAGAAATTAAGAAATTTGATGTCACCGGCTATAAATTTAGCCCAGAGCAATCAAATGCTAAAGAGTGGGTTTTCTTAAGAGCTGAGCAAGTAGCAAATTAA
- a CDS encoding long-chain-acyl-CoA synthetase yields the protein MQPKPVTGINVFSGTLRILPDIARILKGVYHLASAKPEKYQSLGRMFEIRASQRPDHCFLRYEDSEYTYQAFNQWSNQICHYLSSQGVSNGDTVALMMENRPETLACVLAVTKLGAIVSMINTTQRDDVLIHSLTTVTPKMAIVGEECIQAFTHVQDQIDQPDTFKKFYMADGSSHPAPDGFIDLNDAIKQQPNSNPESSKHVKMKQTAYYIFTSGTTGLPKASILTHFRWIKAMGAFGLAAFRIREDDVYYVCLPLYHNNALTVSWASIVGAGATMVLARKFSASRFWDDCRHYGVTAFCYIGELCRYLLNQPEKENDRNHNVRVIGGNGLRPDIWMKFKKRFAIPQIMELYGASECNIAFVNNLNLDMTAGYCPMSFNVIKYDIEQDKPILNEQGFMIPVAKGETGLLIAEVTKRSPYEGYTNTKANKSKVLNNVFKKGDTYFNSGDLVQKQGYKHVAFVDRLGDTFRWKGENVATTEVEEVANQFPQIQNSVAYGVEIPNTDGRAGMAAITLTTDLKQFDIKGFTNHIKSKLPNYAVPIFIRIRPSQEITGTFKYKKGTLKTDGFDYESFKEPVFVLLPGESQYQEINTQLNGELKQGKYKF from the coding sequence ATGCAACCCAAACCCGTCACCGGTATCAATGTGTTTTCTGGTACTTTGCGTATATTGCCAGATATTGCCCGCATTCTTAAGGGTGTTTATCACCTTGCCAGCGCCAAACCTGAAAAATATCAGTCACTTGGCCGAATGTTTGAAATTCGAGCATCACAACGTCCTGATCATTGCTTTTTACGCTATGAGGATAGTGAATACACCTATCAAGCATTCAATCAATGGAGCAACCAAATATGCCATTACCTTAGCAGCCAAGGGGTTTCTAATGGGGATACCGTGGCTCTAATGATGGAAAACCGCCCAGAAACCCTTGCCTGTGTACTTGCTGTGACAAAATTAGGCGCCATCGTAAGTATGATCAACACCACTCAGCGTGATGATGTATTAATTCACTCTTTAACAACTGTCACCCCAAAAATGGCCATAGTGGGTGAAGAGTGCATACAAGCATTTACGCACGTGCAAGATCAGATTGATCAGCCAGATACTTTCAAAAAGTTTTATATGGCTGACGGCTCCTCTCACCCTGCTCCTGATGGGTTCATCGATCTAAATGATGCCATTAAGCAACAGCCTAACAGCAACCCAGAAAGCTCAAAGCACGTAAAAATGAAACAAACGGCTTATTACATCTTTACATCTGGCACCACAGGTCTGCCCAAAGCCTCAATTTTAACGCATTTTCGTTGGATTAAAGCCATGGGGGCTTTTGGCCTGGCTGCGTTTCGCATTCGAGAAGACGATGTTTATTATGTTTGTTTACCTCTGTATCACAATAACGCCCTGACGGTTTCATGGGCAAGTATAGTAGGTGCTGGTGCCACCATGGTGTTAGCGCGAAAATTCAGTGCGTCACGATTCTGGGACGATTGCCGCCACTATGGCGTGACAGCTTTTTGTTACATTGGCGAACTTTGTCGTTATTTATTAAATCAACCTGAAAAAGAAAATGACCGTAACCATAATGTACGTGTCATTGGTGGAAATGGTTTACGCCCTGACATATGGATGAAATTTAAAAAGCGCTTTGCTATACCGCAAATTATGGAACTATATGGTGCCAGTGAATGCAATATCGCCTTTGTTAACAACCTCAATCTAGACATGACAGCCGGCTACTGCCCCATGAGCTTTAATGTGATCAAATACGACATAGAGCAGGACAAACCAATCCTTAATGAACAAGGCTTTATGATACCTGTTGCTAAAGGTGAAACAGGCCTATTGATTGCTGAAGTAACAAAGCGAAGCCCTTACGAGGGTTATACAAATACCAAGGCAAATAAAAGCAAAGTTTTAAATAATGTATTCAAAAAAGGGGATACATATTTCAATAGCGGTGATCTTGTACAAAAACAAGGTTACAAACACGTCGCATTTGTGGATCGCCTGGGGGATACATTTCGCTGGAAAGGTGAAAACGTTGCCACCACTGAGGTCGAAGAAGTGGCCAATCAATTTCCACAAATACAAAACAGTGTGGCTTATGGTGTAGAAATCCCCAATACAGATGGTCGAGCAGGAATGGCGGCTATCACCTTAACAACTGATCTCAAGCAATTTGACATAAAAGGGTTTACAAATCACATTAAAAGTAAGCTGCCAAATTATGCAGTGCCGATCTTTATTCGCATAAGACCTTCTCAAGAAATCACAGGAACATTTAAATATAAAAAAGGAACACTTAAGACAGATGGTTTTGATTATGAGTCGTTCAAGGAGCCTGTTTTTGTTTTATTACCAGGAGAGTCACAATATCAAGAGATTAATACCCAATTAAATGGGGAGCTAAAGCAAGGTAAATACAAATTCTAA
- a CDS encoding methyl-accepting chemotaxis protein: protein MVWSNFGLAKKLRLPIATIGILLFVLSALQIIDMERISSEYSHINEQYIPGIELVLNADLDLYQAQIAERTIALGLNNASYFKSHQENIQQVEDRVKKIISLNVSDDIINQAQQFLAVFNNWRPQTEALVQQVKNQSISLNDATQISSNSLDKVFEGMRDKLDVLGEQLGKEAATLQLHTAQTKQQAVTKTLILVVIALFITTCVAVFFPRMIIGPLNNLSQSLDELASGKGDLTKRMPRLGDDEIGKLSHSFNRFLSGMQHLMKNIQVVAMEVNSATGRLQEGAQDSLNNSEQYSKSMEMVSTANHEMGLAIQEVSTNTQQVSEEAQASDRTAKQVSSDFNRAMQEIELLAENVKNSGLVIEELVEETTNIASVLDVIKGIAEQTNLLALNAAIEAARAGEQGRGFAVVADEVRTLASKTQQSTGDINNMIENLRSGVNRAVESMRDGQEKATSTVEYAKKSEQNLSNISVSLVSISDRILQVASAIEEQTSVIDEINSNLSGVNELSQNAKQSAQSIGNAVKGLNAQSKTLTDHVSSFVV, encoded by the coding sequence ATGGTCTGGTCAAATTTTGGTTTAGCTAAAAAGTTAAGACTACCAATTGCAACGATTGGCATTTTGTTATTTGTTCTTTCTGCATTGCAGATTATTGATATGGAAAGGATTTCTTCTGAATACTCACACATTAACGAACAATACATACCTGGAATAGAGCTGGTTCTAAATGCTGATCTCGATTTGTATCAAGCTCAGATTGCAGAGCGCACTATTGCATTAGGGCTTAATAACGCTAGCTATTTCAAAAGCCATCAAGAGAATATTCAGCAAGTAGAGGATAGAGTAAAGAAAATCATTTCTCTTAATGTTTCCGACGACATCATCAATCAGGCTCAGCAGTTTTTGGCTGTGTTTAATAATTGGCGTCCTCAAACTGAGGCGCTTGTCCAACAAGTTAAAAATCAAAGTATAAGCTTAAATGACGCGACCCAAATAAGTTCAAATAGTCTTGATAAGGTTTTTGAGGGGATGCGAGATAAGTTAGACGTGTTAGGAGAGCAGTTAGGTAAAGAAGCCGCCACCTTGCAGCTACATACGGCACAAACTAAACAACAAGCTGTAACTAAAACCCTGATACTTGTGGTAATTGCCTTATTTATAACAACCTGTGTCGCTGTGTTTTTCCCCCGTATGATTATTGGGCCTTTAAATAACCTGTCGCAATCGTTGGATGAATTGGCAAGTGGTAAAGGGGATTTAACCAAGCGTATGCCCAGATTGGGAGATGATGAGATTGGCAAACTCTCCCATAGCTTTAATCGATTTTTATCGGGTATGCAGCATCTAATGAAAAATATTCAAGTGGTCGCGATGGAGGTAAATAGTGCAACTGGAAGGCTGCAAGAAGGGGCTCAAGATAGCCTAAACAACAGTGAGCAATACTCTAAATCAATGGAAATGGTGTCCACGGCCAATCACGAAATGGGTTTAGCGATTCAAGAAGTGTCGACGAATACTCAGCAAGTTTCTGAGGAGGCCCAAGCATCAGACCGTACCGCTAAACAGGTTTCAAGTGACTTTAATCGTGCGATGCAGGAAATAGAATTACTTGCAGAAAATGTGAAGAATTCAGGGTTGGTCATTGAAGAGTTAGTGGAAGAGACAACAAACATAGCATCAGTGTTAGATGTGATCAAAGGCATTGCGGAGCAAACTAATTTATTAGCCTTAAATGCGGCAATAGAGGCAGCGCGGGCAGGTGAGCAAGGAAGAGGGTTTGCAGTCGTAGCGGATGAAGTGAGGACCTTGGCAAGTAAGACCCAGCAGTCCACAGGTGACATAAATAACATGATTGAAAATCTAAGATCCGGTGTTAACCGTGCTGTTGAGTCCATGAGAGACGGTCAAGAAAAAGCAACCAGCACTGTAGAGTACGCAAAAAAATCTGAGCAAAATTTGTCGAATATATCCGTATCATTGGTGAGCATTAGTGATCGAATTCTACAAGTTGCATCCGCCATTGAAGAACAAACATCAGTCATTGATGAAATTAATTCAAACTTAAGTGGCGTTAACGAATTAAGTCAAAATGCTAAACAAAGTGCACAATCAATTGGTAATGCAGTAAAAGGTTTGAATGCACAATCCAAAACCCTCACAGACCATGTTTCCAGTTTTGTTGTATAA
- a CDS encoding sulfite exporter TauE/SafE family protein: MIELSYFDTSLLIAAALLTSAIAGVIGQGGGLMLFALLAVYLDAPILIVFHGAVQLSSNASRAVFAMPFINWRLISPIILGTVLGAALITPLLTLFNWQWMKALMGCYILYMVWGSGLSSPVKIPKPMLSLGLIQGSLGMILGATGPLGNALLFAKGLKKDAIIANNAVIMSVSHCAKIILFGFLGVNLWQDLGLVSLFCVAAILGSYVGNNIRGHLAEKSFRRFFKLILTLMALRMLASVVLDL, translated from the coding sequence TTGATTGAACTGTCTTACTTTGATACTTCACTGCTTATTGCAGCAGCCCTACTCACAAGCGCCATTGCTGGGGTCATTGGGCAAGGTGGCGGATTGATGCTGTTTGCATTATTAGCTGTATACCTTGATGCTCCTATCCTTATTGTCTTTCATGGGGCCGTACAACTATCCAGTAACGCTAGTCGCGCAGTATTCGCCATGCCTTTTATTAATTGGCGATTAATATCCCCCATTATTCTAGGTACCGTTCTTGGTGCAGCATTGATCACCCCTTTGCTCACATTATTTAACTGGCAATGGATGAAAGCCCTTATGGGTTGCTACATTTTGTATATGGTATGGGGAAGCGGCTTGTCTAGCCCAGTCAAAATCCCAAAGCCAATGCTTAGCTTAGGACTCATACAAGGCAGCCTAGGCATGATACTTGGAGCCACAGGGCCGCTAGGTAATGCCTTGTTATTTGCAAAAGGTTTAAAAAAGGATGCCATCATTGCAAATAATGCTGTAATCATGAGTGTTAGCCATTGCGCAAAAATCATTCTATTTGGCTTTCTGGGGGTCAATCTTTGGCAAGACCTTGGTTTGGTATCTTTATTTTGTGTAGCTGCCATTTTGGGTTCTTATGTGGGTAACAACATACGTGGCCATCTAGCAGAAAAGAGTTTCCGAAGGTTCTTTAAACTGATTCTCACGTTAATGGCATTGCGTATGCTTGCATCGGTTGTACTTGATCTTTAA
- a CDS encoding DNA replication terminus site-binding protein, translated as MNASDLIQTFDSLVNTTSLLCQSVRSQQQGYWVPLTENEQINATTGLDKACNILSDFWYQDGQDGRETRSCFGFIAVPQATLDIANDVNNLKNTLKHQTQILQKQNKQHWLELKGQLARRHPTLQSQLHFSGLSRLHLKQTWRTITVINRTPIRIGFNWYHSGRSIQKISVQQAYDALARLDTSSPHIQTQLSAVAKLSANTPLAKVQNLAPTMRANLFYDDGESPLRQAMNISLPILFKAHNKKTLPQHNEPEIEAPTERQRAVRSDRKIEDTPFLPSIRVHRYNP; from the coding sequence ATGAACGCGTCAGACCTCATTCAGACCTTTGACAGTCTTGTAAATACAACAAGCTTACTTTGCCAAAGTGTTCGTTCACAACAACAGGGATACTGGGTGCCTTTAACTGAAAATGAGCAGATAAATGCAACCACAGGGCTGGATAAAGCTTGTAATATATTGAGTGATTTTTGGTATCAAGACGGGCAAGATGGCCGAGAAACTCGCAGTTGTTTTGGATTCATTGCAGTACCACAAGCTACTTTAGATATAGCGAATGATGTCAATAATTTAAAAAATACTCTAAAACATCAAACTCAGATTCTTCAAAAGCAAAACAAACAACATTGGTTAGAACTGAAAGGCCAGTTAGCAAGGCGTCATCCTACCTTACAATCCCAATTGCATTTTTCTGGTTTAAGCAGGCTTCACCTTAAACAAACTTGGCGTACTATCACCGTAATCAATCGCACCCCAATACGTATTGGTTTTAATTGGTATCACTCAGGTAGAAGCATTCAAAAAATCTCTGTTCAACAAGCTTATGATGCTCTTGCAAGGCTCGATACAAGCAGCCCACATATTCAAACTCAACTATCAGCAGTGGCAAAACTATCTGCCAATACACCATTGGCAAAAGTTCAGAATCTCGCCCCAACTATGCGAGCAAATTTATTTTATGATGATGGAGAGTCTCCATTACGCCAAGCAATGAATATTTCTTTGCCAATTTTATTTAAAGCCCATAATAAAAAAACATTACCACAACATAACGAACCCGAAATAGAAGCACCCACTGAACGACAAAGAGCCGTACGTAGTGACCGTAAAATTGAAGACACGCCCTTTTTACCAAGCATCCGCGTACACAGGTACAACCCATAA
- a CDS encoding glycerophosphodiester phosphodiesterase: MHIYGHRGAKGVAMENSLAGFQLAASQGIDRFELDVRLSSDGQLMVVHDEKLKRLANSQLSVSRSTAQVLGSTILNGTQQGIPTLEQVVAACPNVVHWQFEIKTLSTNPGFLQPMAQLIERFGLQDKVVITSKHIGILRAFKRTIPHIERGYVQEWPLPNGLRTALALECTHLCLNKSLARLSYVQKAQRKGLKVSVWTVNDADDMCRLLKYKVDSIISDFPQAAREVITPIKQA; encoded by the coding sequence ATGCACATATATGGTCATCGCGGCGCCAAAGGGGTAGCCATGGAAAACAGCCTTGCTGGCTTTCAACTTGCTGCCAGTCAAGGCATTGATCGCTTTGAGTTAGATGTTCGCTTAAGTAGTGATGGGCAATTAATGGTTGTTCATGATGAAAAATTAAAACGACTGGCTAATAGTCAATTAAGTGTTAGCCGAAGCACTGCGCAAGTACTGGGCAGTACAATATTAAATGGCACACAACAGGGAATTCCAACGTTAGAGCAAGTAGTCGCGGCGTGCCCCAATGTTGTTCATTGGCAATTTGAAATAAAAACCTTATCGACCAATCCTGGTTTTTTACAGCCTATGGCACAATTAATTGAACGCTTTGGTTTACAAGATAAGGTCGTAATCACCTCAAAGCACATTGGCATTCTTCGCGCTTTTAAGCGCACAATACCCCACATTGAACGCGGTTATGTTCAAGAGTGGCCACTACCAAATGGGTTACGCACTGCTCTTGCACTTGAATGCACGCACCTTTGTTTAAATAAAAGTCTGGCGCGATTAAGTTATGTACAAAAGGCTCAACGTAAGGGCTTAAAAGTCAGTGTGTGGACGGTAAACGATGCTGACGATATGTGTCGTCTACTAAAATATAAAGTAGATAGTATCATTAGTGATTTTCCACAGGCGGCAAGAGAAGTGATCACACCGATCAAACAAGCATGA
- a CDS encoding Sir2 family NAD-dependent protein deacetylase yields MKRNTLYITGAGVSAESGIPTFRGQDGYWTIGSKNYTPMEMATRTMYINQPAEFLAWYYHRFASYRHHGPNNVHHWLADKNLITQNIDGLDGKAGNQDYIAIHGRLDKITPFHEQGENVEILDAPWDEIDESNLSASLLQHFKIHNNPTLNTSLKPLVLLFDEYYTDLYQINEAQQRMKNAEKMVFMGTSFSVNITNIALDIAIKNNIEVEVVDPNPVILPYRHVKYFKQSAQEYIQANS; encoded by the coding sequence ATGAAAAGAAACACGCTATATATAACAGGTGCAGGTGTCAGTGCAGAAAGTGGGATCCCTACTTTTCGAGGACAAGATGGCTATTGGACCATTGGTAGTAAAAATTATACGCCAATGGAAATGGCCACTCGAACGATGTACATCAACCAACCAGCTGAATTTTTAGCTTGGTATTATCATCGTTTTGCAAGTTATCGCCACCATGGACCCAACAATGTGCATCATTGGTTAGCGGATAAAAACTTAATCACACAAAATATAGATGGACTGGACGGTAAAGCGGGTAATCAAGATTATATCGCCATTCATGGCAGGCTCGATAAAATTACGCCTTTTCATGAACAAGGTGAAAACGTCGAAATATTGGATGCGCCATGGGATGAAATTGATGAATCGAATTTAAGTGCTTCACTATTACAGCACTTTAAAATTCATAATAATCCCACTTTAAATACCAGCTTGAAACCATTGGTTTTACTATTTGATGAGTATTACACCGACCTGTATCAAATAAATGAAGCTCAGCAGCGAATGAAAAATGCTGAAAAAATGGTTTTTATGGGGACTTCATTTAGTGTCAATATCACCAACATTGCACTGGATATCGCCATAAAAAACAACATTGAAGTAGAAGTAGTTGACCCTAATCCCGTCATATTACCTTACAGACATGTGAAATATTTTAAGCAAAGCGCTCAAGAATATATTCAAGCAAACAGTTAA
- a CDS encoding DUF1499 domain-containing protein has translation MVKTIKRPTIETMKHINRITLIFISCLLCACAGTPPKSITQPQSLQPCPSSPNCVSSYAEKNDAHYIAPLDSKLSIEEKLTRMHRLLSAKSNIAITQKEKGYLRAEVTSSFWGFVDDLEFLFTPEQIFMRSASRLGYSDFGVNRRRLEAIRSEFKADLLEP, from the coding sequence ATGGTCAAAACAATTAAAAGGCCCACCATAGAAACGATGAAACACATAAACAGAATTACCCTAATATTTATATCCTGCCTATTATGTGCTTGTGCAGGAACACCACCTAAAAGCATCACTCAGCCACAAAGTTTACAGCCCTGCCCAAGTTCCCCCAATTGCGTTTCAAGCTATGCCGAAAAAAATGATGCCCATTATATAGCCCCATTAGATTCAAAGCTGAGCATTGAAGAAAAACTAACACGTATGCATCGATTGCTCTCAGCCAAAAGCAATATAGCCATCACTCAAAAGGAAAAAGGCTATTTAAGAGCTGAAGTGACGTCTTCATTTTGGGGATTTGTGGATGATCTGGAGTTTCTCTTCACGCCGGAACAAATCTTTATGCGATCTGCCTCACGCTTAGGCTATAGCGACTTTGGAGTAAATAGGCGAAGGTTAGAAGCCATTAGATCTGAATTTAAAGCCGATTTGTTAGAACCTTAA
- a CDS encoding PilT/PilU family type 4a pilus ATPase — protein MALIKYLQILAKHDGSDLYLSTGAPPSAKFQGTLKPLSKEPLKPGQIEKMIESVMDADQKKEFEAELELNMAISLPAGGRFRLNMFRQRNEVSLVARNIVTDIPRFDDLGLPEVLKKVILAKRGLILFVGGTGSGKSTSLASLIDHRNTNVPGHIITIEDPIEFVHSHKRSIINQREVGVDTKSFKAALKNTLRQAPDVILIGEIRDQETMEHALAFAETGHLAISTLHANNANQALDRIINFFPEERHKQLLQDLGLNLQAIISQRLIPTVDGKRVAAVEVLLGNKTIQDLVFKGDTDGIKEIMSKSENLGMQTFDAALFKLYQAGKISLDEALKNADSENNLRLRIKLAEGSDSGESNTSPLAGLSLQKTPEEIAREAQKEREEKELEALMAQSA, from the coding sequence ATGGCATTAATCAAATATCTTCAAATCTTAGCCAAGCATGATGGCTCAGACCTTTACTTAAGCACTGGGGCGCCTCCAAGTGCTAAATTCCAAGGTACCCTCAAACCACTGAGCAAAGAGCCCCTTAAGCCTGGTCAGATTGAAAAAATGATTGAATCTGTAATGGATGCAGATCAAAAGAAAGAATTTGAAGCTGAACTTGAGCTTAACATGGCAATTAGTCTGCCTGCCGGAGGGCGTTTTCGGTTAAATATGTTCAGGCAGCGTAACGAGGTGTCCTTGGTTGCCAGAAATATAGTGACAGATATTCCTCGCTTTGATGATTTAGGGCTGCCAGAGGTTTTAAAGAAGGTCATATTAGCAAAGCGTGGGTTGATCTTGTTTGTTGGTGGCACAGGCTCAGGTAAATCCACCTCCTTGGCATCCCTTATTGATCACCGAAATACGAATGTGCCTGGGCATATCATTACCATCGAAGATCCAATTGAATTTGTTCATTCTCATAAGCGCTCGATTATTAATCAGCGTGAAGTGGGAGTGGATACCAAGAGTTTTAAAGCGGCGCTTAAAAATACGTTACGCCAAGCTCCGGACGTGATTTTAATCGGCGAGATACGTGACCAAGAAACAATGGAACATGCCTTGGCATTTGCTGAAACAGGTCACCTAGCCATTTCTACTTTGCATGCTAATAACGCAAACCAAGCGTTGGATCGTATTATCAATTTTTTCCCTGAAGAACGTCACAAGCAATTGCTGCAAGATTTGGGTTTAAACTTACAAGCGATTATCTCTCAGCGCTTAATTCCAACGGTTGATGGTAAGCGTGTTGCGGCTGTTGAGGTGTTGTTGGGTAATAAAACCATACAAGATCTTGTCTTTAAAGGGGATACCGACGGCATAAAAGAGATTATGTCAAAGTCCGAAAACCTAGGCATGCAAACTTTTGACGCGGCATTATTTAAGTTATATCAAGCAGGCAAGATTTCTTTAGATGAAGCTTTGAAAAATGCAGACTCAGAAAATAATTTACGTTTGAGAATTAAATTAGCTGAAGGCAGTGATTCAGGTGAAAGTAATACAAGTCCGCTTGCCGGCTTGTCATTGCAAAAAACACCGGAAGAGATTGCACGTGAAGCTCAAAAAGAGCGTGAAGAAAAAGAGCTTGAAGCATTAATGGCACAAAGTGCTTGA